The Deltaproteobacteria bacterium sequence ACCCCCTTCAAAGACTTTTAATTCCCTGCGGATCATCCCGATTTTGCTTGCAAAATCGGGATGATCCGCAGGGCGTTAAAAGTTTTTGGAGGGAGTCTGAGGGAACCTTTTTACAAAAAGGTTCCCTCAGTGCAATAAATCAGAGCTTCCCTAAAGGCCGTCCTTGTCCGTTCCCTTTCCGCCCTCCTTTTCGAGGTGTCTCGGTCCCCGCTCCCTGAAGAGGTCCGGTATGGTGCGTCTGAAGAGGACGCCGAGGCGGACGTTTATGGGGTTGGACCACTTGAGGAAAGGGATTATGGGAGGCTCCCTGGCGCCCAGTTTGACGAGCAGGTCGTAGAGTTCCCTGTTGTCGGGGGCGAGGTCCAGTCCCCGTTTGAGGGCCTTGAGGGCGCCCTTCTTGTTGCCCGCCGCCATGTAGACCTTGCCGAGGTTCAGGTAGAAGTCGGCGCGGCGGCAGTCCCTCTTTATGGCGTCGGTGCACAGCTCCATGGCGAGTCCCAGCTCGCCCGTTCTCAGCGCCGCCGCGAGACCGAAGTAGGACATGTATTCGGGGTTCGAGCCGTCGGCGCCGTAGGCCCGCCTCAGGGCCCGGTAGGCCTTGTCCAGCTTGCCGGCTTCGAGCAGACGCCTGCCCTCCTCAAAGTCCGGCTCCGGCCCGTTTTCTTTCCGGCCTGTTCGTGTCATGGATGATCCTGAGGCCCTTG is a genomic window containing:
- a CDS encoding tetratricopeptide repeat protein yields the protein MRPTSSSRSRASGSSMTRTGRKENGPEPDFEEGRRLLEAGKLDKAYRALRRAYGADGSNPEYMSYFGLAAALRTGELGLAMELCTDAIKRDCRRADFYLNLGKVYMAAGNKKGALKALKRGLDLAPDNRELYDLLVKLGAREPPIIPFLKWSNPINVRLGVLFRRTIPDLFRERGPRHLEKEGGKGTDKDGL